The Esox lucius isolate fEsoLuc1 chromosome 5, fEsoLuc1.pri, whole genome shotgun sequence genome includes a region encoding these proteins:
- the luc7l gene encoding putative RNA-binding protein Luc7-like 1 isoform X1 → MSAQAQMRALLDQLMGTARDGDETRQRVKFTDERVCKSHLLNCCPHDILSGTRMDLGECAKTHDLALRADYEIACKERDLFFELDAVDHLESFIADCDRRTELAKKRLVETQDEISAEVAAKAETVHELNEEIGKLLAKAEQLGAEGNVDEAQKILQEVEKVRSRKRDAEEEYRNSMPASSFQQQKLRVCEVCSAYLGLHDNDRRLADHFGGKLHLGFIQIREKLEALKKTVLEKQEKRNQDRLKRREEREKEERMKMRTRSRSRERSREHRRSRSREHRRRRSRSSSRERRRSSNSRDQERKRRHRSHSRSRSKGGRHSHEPSSRHKSSRDRSRERSRKRGSSERRQDGRDQNGRADSRRTDDRDRNGRDR, encoded by the exons ATGTCGGCCCAAGCTCAAATGAGAGCTTTGCTCGATCAACTGATGGGGACTGCAAGGGATG GGGATGAGACACGGCAGCGGGTCAAGTTCACTGATGAGCGGGTCTGCAAAAGCCATCTCCTGAACTGCTGTCCCCATGACATCCTTTCTGGAACT CGTATGGATCTGGGAGAATGTGCAAAGACCCATGACCTGGCACTCCGGGCTGACTATGAAATCGCCTGCAAGGAGAGAGACCTTTTCTTTGAGCTGGAT GCTGTGGATCACCTGGAGTCATTCATCGCCGATTGTGACCGGAGAACGGAGTTGGCCAAGAAACGACTGGTTGAGACCCAGGATGAGATCAGTGCGGAGGTGGCTGCAAAG GCTGAGACGGTCCACGAGCTCAACGAGGAGATCGGCAAGCTCCTGGCCAAGGCAGAGCAGTTGGGAGCCGAGGGGAACGTGGATGAAGCACAGAAGATCCTACAGGAAGTTGAGAAGGTCCGCAGCAGGAAGAGGGACGCTGAG GAGGAGTACCGGAACTCCATGCCTGCCTCCAGCTTCCAGCAGCAGAAGCTTCGTGTCTGTGAGGTCTGCTCCGCCTACCTGGGTCTCCATGACAACGACCGCCGCCTGGCTGACCACTTTGGTGGGAAACTGCACCTGGGTTTCATCCAAATCCGGGAGAAACTGGAAGCCCTGAAG AAAACCGTCTTGGAAAAGCAGGAGAAGAGGAACCAGGATCGTCTGAAGAGGAGGGAAGAGCgtgagaaggaagagaggatgAAGATGAG GACCAGATCGCGGAGCCGGGAGCGGAGCCGGGAACATCGAAG GTCCCGCTCCCGCGAACACAGGAGACGGCGTTCCCGCTCCTCGTCTCGGGAGAGACGGCGTTCCTCGAACTCCAGGGaccaggagagaaagagacgccACCGCAGCCATTCTCGGTCCCGCAGCAAGGGAGGACGCCACAGCCACGAGCCCAGCTCCAGACACAA GTCCTCCAGGGACCGTTCGCGCGAGCGAAGCAGGAAGAGGGGATCCTCTGAGCGGCGGCAGGACGGCAGGGATCAGAACGGAAGGGCGGACTCTCGCAGGACAGACGACAGGGACAGAAACGGCAGGGACCGCTAA
- the luc7l gene encoding putative RNA-binding protein Luc7-like 1 isoform X2 yields the protein MQMGDETRQRVKFTDERVCKSHLLNCCPHDILSGTRMDLGECAKTHDLALRADYEIACKERDLFFELDAVDHLESFIADCDRRTELAKKRLVETQDEISAEVAAKAETVHELNEEIGKLLAKAEQLGAEGNVDEAQKILQEVEKVRSRKRDAEEEYRNSMPASSFQQQKLRVCEVCSAYLGLHDNDRRLADHFGGKLHLGFIQIREKLEALKKTVLEKQEKRNQDRLKRREEREKEERMKMRTRSRSRERSREHRRSRSREHRRRRSRSSSRERRRSSNSRDQERKRRHRSHSRSRSKGGRHSHEPSSRHKSSRDRSRERSRKRGSSERRQDGRDQNGRADSRRTDDRDRNGRDR from the exons ATGCAGATGG GGGATGAGACACGGCAGCGGGTCAAGTTCACTGATGAGCGGGTCTGCAAAAGCCATCTCCTGAACTGCTGTCCCCATGACATCCTTTCTGGAACT CGTATGGATCTGGGAGAATGTGCAAAGACCCATGACCTGGCACTCCGGGCTGACTATGAAATCGCCTGCAAGGAGAGAGACCTTTTCTTTGAGCTGGAT GCTGTGGATCACCTGGAGTCATTCATCGCCGATTGTGACCGGAGAACGGAGTTGGCCAAGAAACGACTGGTTGAGACCCAGGATGAGATCAGTGCGGAGGTGGCTGCAAAG GCTGAGACGGTCCACGAGCTCAACGAGGAGATCGGCAAGCTCCTGGCCAAGGCAGAGCAGTTGGGAGCCGAGGGGAACGTGGATGAAGCACAGAAGATCCTACAGGAAGTTGAGAAGGTCCGCAGCAGGAAGAGGGACGCTGAG GAGGAGTACCGGAACTCCATGCCTGCCTCCAGCTTCCAGCAGCAGAAGCTTCGTGTCTGTGAGGTCTGCTCCGCCTACCTGGGTCTCCATGACAACGACCGCCGCCTGGCTGACCACTTTGGTGGGAAACTGCACCTGGGTTTCATCCAAATCCGGGAGAAACTGGAAGCCCTGAAG AAAACCGTCTTGGAAAAGCAGGAGAAGAGGAACCAGGATCGTCTGAAGAGGAGGGAAGAGCgtgagaaggaagagaggatgAAGATGAG GACCAGATCGCGGAGCCGGGAGCGGAGCCGGGAACATCGAAG GTCCCGCTCCCGCGAACACAGGAGACGGCGTTCCCGCTCCTCGTCTCGGGAGAGACGGCGTTCCTCGAACTCCAGGGaccaggagagaaagagacgccACCGCAGCCATTCTCGGTCCCGCAGCAAGGGAGGACGCCACAGCCACGAGCCCAGCTCCAGACACAA GTCCTCCAGGGACCGTTCGCGCGAGCGAAGCAGGAAGAGGGGATCCTCTGAGCGGCGGCAGGACGGCAGGGATCAGAACGGAAGGGCGGACTCTCGCAGGACAGACGACAGGGACAGAAACGGCAGGGACCGCTAA
- the luc7l gene encoding putative RNA-binding protein Luc7-like 1 isoform X3 — protein MDLGECAKTHDLALRADYEIACKERDLFFELDAVDHLESFIADCDRRTELAKKRLVETQDEISAEVAAKAETVHELNEEIGKLLAKAEQLGAEGNVDEAQKILQEVEKVRSRKRDAEEEYRNSMPASSFQQQKLRVCEVCSAYLGLHDNDRRLADHFGGKLHLGFIQIREKLEALKKTVLEKQEKRNQDRLKRREEREKEERMKMRTRSRSRERSREHRRSRSREHRRRRSRSSSRERRRSSNSRDQERKRRHRSHSRSRSKGGRHSHEPSSRHKSSRDRSRERSRKRGSSERRQDGRDQNGRADSRRTDDRDRNGRDR, from the exons ATGGATCTGGGAGAATGTGCAAAGACCCATGACCTGGCACTCCGGGCTGACTATGAAATCGCCTGCAAGGAGAGAGACCTTTTCTTTGAGCTGGAT GCTGTGGATCACCTGGAGTCATTCATCGCCGATTGTGACCGGAGAACGGAGTTGGCCAAGAAACGACTGGTTGAGACCCAGGATGAGATCAGTGCGGAGGTGGCTGCAAAG GCTGAGACGGTCCACGAGCTCAACGAGGAGATCGGCAAGCTCCTGGCCAAGGCAGAGCAGTTGGGAGCCGAGGGGAACGTGGATGAAGCACAGAAGATCCTACAGGAAGTTGAGAAGGTCCGCAGCAGGAAGAGGGACGCTGAG GAGGAGTACCGGAACTCCATGCCTGCCTCCAGCTTCCAGCAGCAGAAGCTTCGTGTCTGTGAGGTCTGCTCCGCCTACCTGGGTCTCCATGACAACGACCGCCGCCTGGCTGACCACTTTGGTGGGAAACTGCACCTGGGTTTCATCCAAATCCGGGAGAAACTGGAAGCCCTGAAG AAAACCGTCTTGGAAAAGCAGGAGAAGAGGAACCAGGATCGTCTGAAGAGGAGGGAAGAGCgtgagaaggaagagaggatgAAGATGAG GACCAGATCGCGGAGCCGGGAGCGGAGCCGGGAACATCGAAG GTCCCGCTCCCGCGAACACAGGAGACGGCGTTCCCGCTCCTCGTCTCGGGAGAGACGGCGTTCCTCGAACTCCAGGGaccaggagagaaagagacgccACCGCAGCCATTCTCGGTCCCGCAGCAAGGGAGGACGCCACAGCCACGAGCCCAGCTCCAGACACAA GTCCTCCAGGGACCGTTCGCGCGAGCGAAGCAGGAAGAGGGGATCCTCTGAGCGGCGGCAGGACGGCAGGGATCAGAACGGAAGGGCGGACTCTCGCAGGACAGACGACAGGGACAGAAACGGCAGGGACCGCTAA